The proteins below are encoded in one region of Halorarum halophilum:
- a CDS encoding acyltransferase: MIRQLERAIVSNQHAGRLLFNGVTGALGTFVQAARKRGRYANYRDRYDVAPSFKFNGPGITLYGDGDIVLGADSYVGRHTRIQSKGGNEVRIGANTAVSHFVFCYTQNRVADQDMSRAKNRNDHLDVREGDVAIGDHCWIGAFTFVTEGTEIGDDTVVGANAVVTDDLPPHAIATGAPARVRQFKSHLDDGTAADLAASYADVLTDDLAAEYGVD; this comes from the coding sequence ATGATCAGGCAACTCGAACGAGCGATAGTCTCGAACCAGCACGCCGGGCGACTGCTGTTCAACGGAGTGACGGGTGCGCTCGGGACGTTCGTCCAGGCGGCGCGCAAGCGCGGCCGATACGCGAACTACCGCGACCGGTACGACGTCGCTCCCTCGTTCAAGTTCAACGGTCCCGGCATCACGCTGTACGGCGACGGCGACATCGTGCTGGGGGCCGACTCCTACGTCGGTCGACACACCCGGATCCAGTCGAAAGGGGGGAACGAGGTTCGCATCGGCGCGAACACCGCCGTGAGCCACTTCGTCTTCTGTTACACGCAGAACCGCGTCGCCGACCAGGACATGAGCCGCGCGAAGAACCGGAACGACCACCTCGACGTGCGGGAGGGCGACGTGGCGATCGGCGACCACTGCTGGATCGGGGCGTTCACGTTCGTCACCGAGGGGACGGAGATCGGCGACGACACGGTCGTCGGGGCGAACGCGGTCGTGACCGACGACCTCCCGCCCCACGCCATCGCCACCGGGGCCCCCGCGAGGGTCCGCCAGTTCAAGTCGCACCTGGACGACGGGACGGCCGCCGACCTCGCGGCGTCGTACGCCGACGTGCTCACGGACGACCTCGCGGCCGAGTACGGTGTGGACTGA
- a CDS encoding DUF7344 domain-containing protein, protein MNSSQSRDPDEAVAADEDSSLEGQTDEATSEEVVEEELPLDIIFEVLKNERRRLVLEYLRDAEGSVTIGELAEHIAALENDITPAELNAQQRKRVYIGLYQCHLPKMDDADAVAFNQDRGIVELGRSAETLFEYLDSDSEVESNGHLRQYTMFSVFGGLAFLFAHVAGTPLLPELIVIAVLIGVPAVAYYAER, encoded by the coding sequence ATGAACAGTAGCCAGTCGAGGGATCCGGACGAAGCGGTCGCTGCGGACGAGGATTCCTCCCTGGAGGGCCAGACGGACGAGGCGACCTCGGAGGAAGTGGTCGAGGAGGAGCTCCCGCTCGACATCATCTTCGAGGTGTTGAAGAACGAGCGGCGGCGGCTCGTCCTCGAGTATCTCCGGGACGCCGAGGGGTCGGTCACCATCGGCGAACTGGCCGAACACATCGCCGCCCTGGAGAACGACATCACGCCCGCTGAGCTGAACGCCCAGCAGCGCAAGCGGGTCTATATCGGGCTCTACCAGTGTCACCTCCCCAAGATGGACGACGCCGACGCCGTGGCGTTCAACCAGGACCGGGGGATCGTCGAACTCGGTCGGAGCGCGGAGACGCTCTTCGAGTATCTCGACTCCGACTCCGAGGTCGAGTCGAACGGACACCTGCGGCAGTACACGATGTTCTCGGTGTTCGGCGGACTCGCGTTCCTCTTCGCACACGTCGCCGGGACGCCGCTGCTCCCGGAGCTCATCGTCATCGCAGTACTGATCGGGGTCCCGGCAGTAGCCTACTACGCCGAACGGTAG
- a CDS encoding HalOD1 output domain-containing protein, which translates to MTPTNTIGSAEAGSNEGSVVHRDGVARRDESICEAVVSAVGEALGKDPTAVEPLNTAVDPDALESLFDVRYGGEARTGDGHVSFRLDGCDVTVYGDQQVVVRR; encoded by the coding sequence ATGACTCCGACGAACACGATCGGCTCCGCCGAGGCGGGATCGAACGAGGGAAGCGTCGTCCATCGCGACGGCGTCGCTCGGCGGGACGAGTCAATCTGCGAGGCGGTGGTGTCCGCGGTCGGCGAGGCGCTCGGGAAGGACCCGACGGCCGTCGAACCGCTCAACACCGCCGTCGACCCCGACGCGCTCGAGTCGCTGTTCGACGTTCGGTACGGCGGCGAGGCGCGGACGGGCGACGGCCACGTCTCCTTCCGACTCGACGGGTGCGACGTCACCGTCTACGGCGACCAGCAGGTCGTCGTTCGTCGGTGA
- the glmU gene encoding bifunctional sugar-1-phosphate nucleotidylyltransferase/acetyltransferase, whose product MQAVILAAGMGTRMRPLSTVTPKPMLPVADRPLAAHAADAAVAGGADGLVFVVGYKASHVRSFFGDRYAGVPVHYANQPVPEGTADAVDAARPYLDGPFAVLNGDNLYDRDVIEALFERGPAVAAQRVEEPSEYGVLTTDGSRVTDIVEKPADPPTDLANAGAYVFPAAARDWLDVGESERGEHEITDVLARVVDETDVSVVETDRWLDVARPSDLLRANELVLAELAVDVRGTLAPDVTTSGTVALAKGAEVAGGAELSGPVLVGANATVARDATLRGPTVVGAGATVGTGADLRNAVLLPGATVERDVHLRDAVLAPGCGLAPGTDVGGDRGASSPQPAALVAASSSGGLPY is encoded by the coding sequence ATGCAGGCAGTGATCCTCGCCGCGGGAATGGGGACGCGGATGCGCCCCCTCTCGACGGTGACCCCGAAGCCCATGCTCCCCGTCGCCGACCGACCGCTCGCCGCCCACGCCGCCGACGCGGCCGTGGCGGGCGGCGCCGACGGACTCGTGTTCGTCGTCGGGTACAAGGCCTCCCACGTCCGCTCGTTCTTCGGCGATCGGTACGCGGGCGTGCCCGTCCACTACGCGAACCAGCCCGTCCCCGAGGGCACCGCCGACGCGGTCGACGCCGCGCGGCCGTACCTCGACGGGCCGTTCGCCGTGCTGAACGGCGACAACCTCTACGACCGCGACGTGATCGAGGCGCTGTTCGAGCGCGGGCCGGCCGTCGCGGCACAGCGGGTCGAGGAGCCGAGCGAGTACGGCGTGCTCACGACGGACGGGTCGCGCGTCACCGACATCGTCGAGAAGCCGGCCGACCCGCCGACCGACCTCGCGAACGCCGGCGCATACGTGTTCCCGGCGGCCGCGCGCGACTGGCTCGACGTCGGCGAGAGCGAGCGCGGCGAGCACGAGATCACCGACGTGCTCGCCCGCGTCGTCGACGAGACCGACGTGTCCGTCGTCGAGACCGACCGGTGGCTCGACGTGGCGCGACCGTCGGACCTGCTGCGGGCGAACGAGCTCGTGCTGGCCGAACTCGCGGTCGACGTCCGCGGGACGCTCGCGCCCGACGTGACCACCTCCGGGACGGTCGCCCTCGCCAAGGGTGCGGAGGTCGCCGGCGGGGCGGAGCTGTCGGGGCCGGTGCTCGTCGGCGCCAACGCGACCGTGGCGCGGGACGCGACGCTCCGCGGCCCGACAGTCGTCGGCGCGGGGGCGACCGTCGGTACGGGCGCCGACCTTCGGAACGCCGTGCTCCTCCCCGGCGCGACGGTCGAGCGCGACGTCCACCTCCGCGACGCCGTCCTGGCGCCGGGGTGCGGGCTCGCGCCGGGAACCGACGTCGGCGGCGACCGCGGTGCGAGCTCCCCCCAGCCCGCGGCGCTCGTCGCCGCGTCGTCGAGCGGCGGGCTCCCGTACTAG
- the glmM gene encoding phosphoglucosamine mutase, with protein sequence MFGTSGIRGAVGDEVTATTALEVGRALASGGANRVVVGRDPRESGRMLTRALVAGLTECGTDVVRLGEVPTPTVARGIDWYDADAGVVVTASHNPPADNGLKLWDESGAAYVGPRQDAVAERIESGEFDLAPWDGVGDASRADDAAERHVEALVEAGAPLDGLTVAVDPGNGSGRLTATALHRLGADVETLNAEPDGSFPARPSEPTAEHCRSLCLFTGSTDADLGIAHDGDADRMMAVTASGEFVPGDHLLALFGRDAVEPGERVAAPLNTSMTVRRALQDIGASLTLTAVGDGHVAERTADRSVAFGGEPSGAWIWPDEARCPDGPLAAVKLASMVAARGPLADQLSTIETTPLRRESVSVERNDEVVAEVVEAIRDRYDAVTDIDGVRVDLDDGWFLVRASGTQPLVRITAEAENADRTAELFERAREHVGEAVAALDAGPAGAPEA encoded by the coding sequence ATGTTCGGAACGAGCGGTATCAGGGGTGCGGTCGGGGACGAGGTCACCGCGACGACCGCGCTCGAGGTCGGCCGAGCGCTCGCCTCCGGCGGCGCGAACCGCGTCGTCGTCGGTCGCGACCCGCGCGAGAGCGGACGGATGCTCACGAGGGCGCTCGTCGCGGGGCTCACGGAGTGTGGCACCGACGTCGTCAGGCTCGGGGAGGTGCCCACGCCGACGGTCGCGCGGGGGATCGACTGGTACGACGCGGACGCCGGCGTCGTGGTCACGGCATCGCACAACCCCCCGGCCGACAACGGGCTGAAGCTGTGGGACGAGTCCGGTGCGGCGTACGTCGGCCCCCGGCAGGACGCGGTGGCCGAGCGCATCGAGTCGGGCGAGTTCGACCTCGCCCCCTGGGACGGCGTCGGCGACGCCTCCCGGGCGGACGACGCCGCGGAGCGACACGTCGAGGCGCTCGTCGAGGCCGGCGCCCCGCTCGACGGGCTCACCGTCGCCGTCGACCCCGGCAACGGGAGCGGCCGGCTAACCGCGACCGCGCTCCACCGGCTGGGCGCGGACGTGGAGACGCTGAACGCCGAACCGGACGGCTCCTTCCCGGCGCGCCCGAGCGAGCCGACCGCGGAGCACTGCCGGTCGCTCTGCCTGTTCACCGGGAGCACCGACGCCGACCTCGGCATCGCCCACGACGGGGACGCGGACCGGATGATGGCGGTGACGGCGTCGGGCGAGTTCGTACCGGGCGATCACTTGCTCGCGCTGTTCGGGCGGGACGCGGTCGAGCCCGGCGAGCGCGTCGCCGCCCCCCTCAACACCAGCATGACGGTCCGGCGCGCGCTCCAGGACATAGGCGCTTCGCTCACGCTCACGGCCGTCGGCGACGGCCACGTCGCCGAGCGCACCGCGGACCGCTCGGTCGCGTTCGGCGGCGAGCCGTCGGGCGCCTGGATCTGGCCGGACGAGGCCCGGTGTCCCGACGGCCCGCTGGCGGCGGTGAAGCTCGCCTCGATGGTGGCCGCGCGCGGCCCGCTCGCCGACCAGCTCTCGACGATCGAGACGACGCCGCTGCGCCGCGAGAGCGTCTCCGTCGAGCGCAACGACGAGGTCGTCGCCGAGGTCGTCGAGGCGATCCGGGATCGGTACGACGCCGTCACCGACATCGACGGCGTCCGGGTCGACCTGGACGACGGCTGGTTCCTCGTGCGCGCGAGCGGCACCCAGCCGCTCGTCCGCATCACCGCGGAGGCGGAGAACGCCGACCGCACCGCGGAGCTGTTCGAGCGCGCCCGCGAGCACGTCGGCGAGGCGGTGGCCGCGCTCGACGCCGGCCCCGCCGGCGCCCCCGAGGCGTAG